In one window of Erythrolamprus reginae isolate rEryReg1 chromosome 1, rEryReg1.hap1, whole genome shotgun sequence DNA:
- the FREY1 gene encoding protein Frey 1 gives MGFLIILLLMQTLLPVPGLQRFRRSVPEDFIAPLELQQKHFGLVDDYGLKPRHPKFQIRKQRKESETLQRKHKSKRDEPNFEEYYYDDLL, from the exons TGCAGACATTACTGCCTGTACCAGGTCTTCAAAG ATTCAGAAGATCTGTCCCAGAAGACTTCATCGCACCCTTGGAGCTCCAGCAGAAACATTTTGGCTTAGTGGACG ATTATGGCCTTAAGCCACGCCATCCCAAGTTCCAGATACGGAAACAACGCAAGGAGTCAGAAACACTACAAAGAAAACATAAAAGCAAAAGGGATGAACCCAATTTTGAAGAGTATTATTACGATGACCTCCTTTGA